gaatgcctggttgccactgtatgtctaggcacgagcgtttgcccgagtgtatgtgTAGCCCATTGACATTCCATACCGCATGCATCTTCAATTCATGCGCTACCCtacccccaaaagtgccgagcttgctgcaaaagtcggaTTCTGGAGACAcaaaaactgaccaatcgcaagctcggatttcagccagggaaccaatcagacggcagggcgcccgccaattgtaatctgcgggcatATGATTAGCGggtgttataaattcactctccaccgctCGCCGTACGCGTCCACttttattgtcttgcacttgagtgtaGACGAAATTCATCCGTttgttcgacatggcacgtaccaagcagaccgcccgtaagtccaccggtggcaaagcccccaggaagcagctggcaaccaaggccgcgcgcaagagcgccccggctaccggcggcgtcaagaagcctcaccgctacaggcctggcaccgtggccctgagagagatccgtcgctaccagaagtccaccgagctgctcatccgcaagctgcccttccagcgcctggtgcgcgagatcgcccaagacttcaagaccgacctgcgcttccagagctcggcggtcatggctctgcaggaagccagcgaggcctacctggtcggtctcttcgaggacaccaacctgtgcgccatccacgccaaacgcgtcaccatcatgcccaaggacatccagctcgctcgccgtatccgaggggagcgagcctaaggaggatcgcaacaagatcaacgacaaccccggcccttttcagggccacccacatatcccagaaagatctatatcgttcacctttctttaaacagacgtaCGTTCTTTCGTCTGACATACAATTACacacgactcgcacatcaccccccccccccaaatacctGTAAACGCatatcaattcagccgacagtgtgaTGACTTTATTAATTTAATGTTCTTTCGTTGTTGAGCCTGAATTACACACAACTCGCACCcccatgtactacatgtacacgcaAATCGATTCAGCCGACATTgtaatgactttattgacattaaagAGTGTTACAACGTGCACACACatataacatacatatatgtcagctagCATTAAACGACACACTTGTAAGACGCGGGCCATCTGAGAATATCATATTGTGGCCATGACGttgattgtctgtcagctatcttggacggGCTATGccatatgtaaggttacttttactaCTAAATTGTCTTAGTCTCAACAGATGTActgtgtgggtggggggggggtatccATTCGTGTATCTgcattgattcagtgtgaagagaatacagttctttcgtgaggatgtgggtggccctgaaaagggccggggtttcggTTTCGTCTGGAAATTACGTAGCcttgctggtcttcttgggcagaagcacggcgtggatgttgggcagaacgccgccctgtgcgatggtcacgccgcccagcagcttgttcaactcttcGTCGTttcggacggccagttgaaggtgacgggggatgattctggtcttcttgttgtcgcgggcagcgttaccggccagctccaggatctcggccgtcaggtactccaacACGGctgccaggtacaccggtgcgccggcacccacgcgctgggcgtagtttccttTGCGCAGGAAGCggtgcacccgaccgaccgggaactggagacccgcacgggaagaacggctcttggcctttgcgcgtgccttgccacctttgccacgtccagacatcttgtagtagtcgattgatttgcgtcaagcggcagaaaaaatgaaagaatgaagaGGCATTAATCCCTGTCCAAACGATTTATACCCCGCcactggattcacggcttccgacagcgaaccaatagagagagctcGATCTCGGGGAgaagttctaccacgtccgcgccttcttggactagacaatcccaaaatttgcattgttctcccatATAAAGGCCAAGCCGAGACAagtgcgattatattctttgctATCTAAATAATCTAATACGCCAAGAACGTCGTCATGccgccaagtggaaaagccgccaagaaagctggcaaggccaggcctgcaggagacaagaagcgtggaaggaggagaaagagaagggagaccttcggcgtctacatctacaaggtgctaaagcaggtgcaccccgacaccggcgtctccagcaaggccatgggcatcatgaactccttcgtcaacgacatcttcgagagaatcgctgccgaagcttctcgactggctcactacaacaagcgctccaccatcagcagccgcgagatccagaccgccgtgcgactcctgctgccaGGCGAGCTAGCCAaacacgccgtcagcgagggcaccaaggccgtcaccaagtacaccagctccaagtaaatcgtcCGCCTCCGCTCAAcgtaaccccggcctttttcaaggccacccacatcctcacaaaagagctatagcaatcacattccaGTCCAAACAGTGACTACACacaacgcacgcacgcacacgccacaaacctgggatcgcaggcgacataaaacagaATAGAACTTATGCCCtggaacacacaacaacaacaaaaacaacggaGTGAtcatgaaagagaaaaaaacaacaaagaaagtgaattttgacgtaataaaagtctgcacacgttcttattccACCAAACAAAGCTGACGCAACAAGAAGCTTGCGTcccttgccttctggaacaactgtcgtctgtgacgttccttagaacatgtacaacaatgaaTTGGCCGTCCATCGGCGTTCCCTTTTCCAGTCCAAACGCCCTAAACATACTAGTGAGCAATGTCTCACAAGCGTAGCCAAACTTCTGGACGACAacggactgtgtgtgtgtgtgtgtgtgtgtgtgtgtgtgtgtgtgtgtgtgtgtgtgcgttgcgtgctttgatatcattaccactagctgactgtgtttcgggcaaattcatccgttttcttcgccttattttattttattttgttctgctttcgtgttttcccgacaagatgtttgccTAGCTTGTCGGTGTCAAATCCTCCGCGCatcattgtcttgcttggctagcggcttgcttcccattggctagtggtggcgacggccaggactacgcgcaggtccgcagggcgatTATTAATCCGACTCCGTCAGGCCAGCTAATTCATTCTCGTTCTGTAAagacaagaacatcgtaatcatcatgtctggacgcggcaaaggaggcaaggggctcggaaagggaggcgctaagcgtcaccggaaggttcttcgcgacaacatccagggtatcaccaagccggctatccgtcgtcttgcccgtcgtggcggcgtgaagcgcatctccgggttgatctacgaggagacccgaggcgttctgaaggtgttcctggagaatgtgatccgcgacgcggtgacctacaccgagcacgccaagcgcaagacggtgaccgccatggacgtggtctacgctctgaaacgccaaggccgcaccctgtacggcttcggcggctaaaggatctgactctcctcatcgaaagcaagcaaaccccggcccttttcagggccacccaaatctgcccaaaagagctgtatcttctcacaacacatgtacacacctgactcgaacaacgagcataatacaAAAGTCTAAgccaagccggtcatgcaaacacacaacaatgaactgttatggtcccgttttctttgtagtgatagtcttgttgatttctgtaaagatgcgtgcacggttggatactaagacatgcgtgtgaagcgtagtttatacgttttgttttcttggtatactttatgtatgtatgtgtgtgtgtgtgtgaagaatatAATTGGCGtgtggagagatcttggtgcaatTGAGAGTGTGTGTtgcttatgatctatatcttgtcgatctctgctcgttcacgcgtagtgaagttgcttggctcaaatatgatacatCTGCGTCCACTGAAAGCCTTggtgttcatcaattcatatgCGGTCACTCGTTTCTCTGCGTGCAAACTCCATCAGCCGTCGGCGTGGAGTCCAGGGcgtgcttactgaaaagtatggcaaatatctcaatatctgagggctagtgaccagccgcttccatcaaattagtgAGGTGGACAGGTCCTCTTGTAAGGAAACCGAGTCAGTATCATTTTTGATACCCGGGAAtggagaaattcaaccgtaaagttagaaaagaaacacaaatttcgccgcgacggacagtaagacgcggacaggctacgacgtttccgaccacgtccgcaccgtcgctacttcacgtcagcttgacaagatgtcgggttcatttccatcgcagacaaagcaagctatcatgtccgctccagcatcgtcccccaagaaggccaagaagcccagggcgcccaaggcccctgcggctcacccgcccaccaccgccatgattacggcggccctggaagcgctcaaggatcgtaaaggttcttccctgttggccatcaagaagtacatcgccggcaactacaagttcgacgtagAGAAGcagggacacttcatcaagcgcgccctgaaagcaTTGGTGGCcaagggcaccctcattcaggtgaaaggcacgggggcgtcgggatccttcaaaatcaacgtggcagccaagaaggccgccgagaagaagccggtcaagaaagtcgtcaagaagccggtcaagaaacccgcggccaagaagaccaccaagcc
The nucleotide sequence above comes from Branchiostoma lanceolatum isolate klBraLanc5 chromosome 14, klBraLanc5.hap2, whole genome shotgun sequence. Encoded proteins:
- the LOC136448982 gene encoding histone H3 — its product is MARTKQTARKSTGGKAPRKQLATKAARKSAPATGGVKKPHRYRPGTVALREIRRYQKSTELLIRKLPFQRLVREIAQDFKTDLRFQSSAVMALQEASEAYLVGLFEDTNLCAIHAKRVTIMPKDIQLARRIRGERA
- the LOC136448983 gene encoding late histone H2A.2.2-like codes for the protein MSGRGKGGKARAKAKSRSSRAGLQFPVGRVHRFLRKGNYAQRVGAGAPVYLAAVLEYLTAEILELAGNAARDNKKTRIIPRHLQLAVRNDEELNKLLGGVTIAQGGVLPNIHAVLLPKKTSKAT
- the LOC136448621 gene encoding histone H1-like, with the translated sequence MSGSFPSQTKQAIMSAPASSPKKAKKPRAPKAPAAHPPTTAMITAALEALKDRKGSSLLAIKKYIAGNYKFDVEKQGHFIKRALKALVAKGTLIQVKGTGASGSFKINVAAKKAAEKKPVKKVVKKPVKKPAAKKTTKPKKPAAKKAATPKKAAKKPAAKKAKKSPAKKPAAKKPAKKTPKKKPAAKKAAPAKKATKPKKK